One Halarcobacter ebronensis genomic window carries:
- a CDS encoding M20/M25/M40 family metallo-hydrolase, with protein sequence MISVIEIFKEITAIPRCSGTYEPFINYIKDFASKNDYDCYVDNYHNILCKKSNSKAKLSIQNHYDIVCLKENCIPTIIEEDGFLKAKESTLGADNGIGCSYMLWLMTQGYDCEFLFTSDEEIGLIGANNLEHQLNADYMLNIDSEQEGEICIGCAGGVDIFGKSSFKSIIENEENYKLYEVEISNLPGGHSGVDIHKNVPNGIKLIGELIVENNALLLDINGGERINSIPVNVKAIIACKHKPKEIPHDNIRIRKIATKSEHLNVWDRNIATFIYTFANGVRAYDEKLGVVLNSINLAKITTKIDAIEVELSARSMDNDELKKLKKETTVLLKSFGFDVTTNGKYSAWRPDINEFTNRVLDIYKKYDEDASLEAIHAGLECAIFKKKFPHMKLASIGPNIFNPHSNREKVEIASIEKLSKIVKEIVDSF encoded by the coding sequence TTGATAAGTGTTATAGAGATTTTCAAAGAGATTACAGCTATTCCTAGATGCAGTGGTACATATGAGCCATTTATAAACTATATAAAAGATTTTGCTTCAAAAAATGATTATGACTGTTATGTGGATAATTATCACAATATTTTATGTAAAAAAAGCAATTCTAAGGCTAAACTATCAATACAAAACCATTATGATATTGTTTGTCTAAAAGAGAATTGTATCCCTACTATTATTGAAGAAGATGGATTTTTAAAGGCAAAAGAGTCAACTCTTGGTGCTGATAATGGCATTGGATGTTCTTATATGCTTTGGCTAATGACACAAGGATACGATTGCGAATTTTTATTTACTTCAGATGAAGAGATAGGTCTTATTGGAGCAAATAATTTAGAGCATCAACTAAACGCAGATTATATGCTAAATATTGATAGTGAACAAGAGGGTGAAATCTGCATAGGTTGTGCTGGAGGAGTTGATATATTTGGTAAAAGTAGTTTTAAAAGTATTATAGAAAATGAGGAAAATTATAAACTATATGAAGTTGAAATTTCAAATCTTCCAGGGGGTCATAGTGGTGTTGATATTCATAAAAATGTTCCAAATGGAATCAAACTTATTGGGGAACTAATTGTTGAAAACAATGCTCTTTTACTTGATATAAATGGGGGAGAGAGAATTAACTCTATTCCTGTTAATGTTAAAGCGATAATCGCCTGTAAGCATAAACCAAAGGAGATTCCTCACGATAACATACGTATAAGAAAAATTGCCACTAAGAGTGAACACTTAAATGTATGGGATAGAAATATTGCCACTTTTATTTATACATTTGCAAATGGAGTTAGAGCCTATGATGAAAAACTAGGAGTTGTTCTAAACTCAATAAATCTTGCAAAAATCACAACAAAGATTGATGCAATTGAGGTTGAATTAAGCGCAAGATCAATGGATAATGATGAGCTTAAAAAACTCAAAAAAGAGACTACTGTTCTTTTAAAATCTTTTGGTTTTGATGTTACCACAAATGGTAAATATTCTGCTTGGAGACCAGATATTAATGAGTTTACAAATAGAGTTTTAGATATCTATAAAAAATATGATGAAGATGCTTCTTTAGAAGCAATTCATGCGGGACTTGAATGTGCAATTTTTAAGAAAAAATTTCCTCATATGAAACTAGCTTCAATTGGACCAAATATTTTTAATCCTCACTCAAATAGAGAAAAGGTTGAGATTGCTTCAATTGAAAAATTATCAAAAATTGTAAAAGAGATAGTAGACTCTTTTTAG
- a CDS encoding fumarate hydratase, translating to MARITENDIKQSIADAVQYISYYHPEDFVKGMVEAYEKEKSEAAKNAIGQILINSKMCAMGHRPLCQDTGSVNVFVKIGTKAELDITNELEDIINAGVAQGYTHPDNTLRYSIVSDPAGERKNTKNNTPAVIHYSIDNSDKIEFTVAAKGGGSENKSKFAVLNPSDSIYDWVMENVRNMGAGWCPPGILGIGIGGNPEKAMLMAKESLMGHVDIHELKERGAQNALEELRLKLYEDINKIGIGAQGLGGITTVLDVKILDYPCHAASLPVAMIPNCAATRHIHFELDGNGAAKFNKPDLDLWPDIELPMDTIKRVNIEDLTKEKLQEFKSGDTLLLSGKILTARDAAHKKIVEYKNANKPLPNGVELKDRFIYYVGPVDPVRDEKVGPAGPTTSTRMDKFTKDMMEIGIMGMIGKAERKQPTIDLIKEYKSMYLIATGGAAYLISQSIKDAKVLAFEELGMEAIYEFDVKDMPVTVAVDTEGNSIHTTGPAKWRTI from the coding sequence ATGGCTAGAATAACAGAAAACGATATAAAACAGAGTATAGCAGATGCAGTACAATATATTTCGTACTACCACCCAGAGGATTTTGTAAAAGGGATGGTAGAAGCATATGAGAAAGAGAAGAGTGAAGCTGCAAAAAATGCAATAGGACAAATATTAATAAACTCAAAAATGTGTGCAATGGGACATAGACCATTGTGTCAAGATACAGGGAGTGTAAATGTATTTGTAAAAATAGGAACAAAAGCCGAGCTTGATATAACAAATGAATTAGAAGATATTATAAACGCAGGTGTTGCTCAAGGATATACACATCCAGATAATACCTTAAGATACTCAATAGTAAGTGATCCAGCAGGTGAAAGAAAAAATACAAAAAATAATACACCAGCAGTAATTCACTATAGTATTGATAACTCAGATAAAATAGAGTTTACAGTAGCAGCAAAAGGTGGAGGAAGTGAAAATAAATCTAAATTTGCAGTGTTAAATCCATCTGACTCTATTTATGATTGGGTTATGGAAAATGTAAGAAATATGGGAGCAGGATGGTGTCCTCCAGGAATCTTAGGAATTGGTATTGGTGGAAATCCAGAAAAAGCAATGCTTATGGCAAAAGAGTCTTTGATGGGTCATGTTGATATTCATGAACTAAAAGAGAGAGGTGCACAAAATGCTCTTGAAGAGTTAAGACTTAAACTATATGAAGATATTAATAAAATAGGTATTGGAGCACAAGGACTTGGTGGTATTACAACTGTACTTGATGTTAAAATTTTAGATTACCCATGTCATGCAGCATCATTGCCAGTTGCAATGATTCCAAACTGTGCTGCAACAAGACATATCCACTTTGAATTAGATGGGAATGGAGCAGCTAAATTTAATAAACCAGATTTAGATTTGTGGCCAGATATTGAACTACCTATGGATACAATTAAAAGAGTAAATATAGAGGATTTAACAAAAGAGAAACTTCAAGAGTTTAAATCAGGAGATACTCTATTATTAAGTGGAAAAATCTTAACTGCAAGAGATGCAGCCCATAAAAAAATAGTTGAATATAAAAATGCTAATAAACCATTGCCAAATGGAGTTGAACTAAAAGATAGATTTATCTATTATGTTGGACCAGTTGATCCAGTAAGAGATGAGAAAGTAGGACCAGCAGGACCAACAACATCTACAAGAATGGATAAATTTACAAAAGATATGATGGAGATTGGTATTATGGGTATGATTGGTAAGGCTGAGAGAAAGCAACCAACAATTGATTTAATCAAAGAGTATAAATCAATGTACCTAATTGCAACTGGTGGAGCAGCATATTTAATTTCACAATCAATCAAAGATGCAAAAGTATTAGCATTTGAAGAGCTTGGTATGGAAGCTATTTACGAGTTTGACGTAAAAGACATGCCTGTTACTGTCGCTGTTGACACTGAAGGTAATTCTATTCACACTACTGGTCCAGCTAAATGGAGAACTATCTAA
- a CDS encoding ABC transporter ATP-binding protein yields MIKVKNLSTAFEEKIVHNNISFEVKEGEIFGILGGSGSGKSVLLRQIIMLDEIQKGKIEVFDKDINKLSMKEREQMKKDWGILFQFGALFSSLNVIENIGIMLKENTKLPQELIDDIAYTRLKMVGLDASVGLLYPEELSGGMKKRVALARALALDPKILFLDEPTSGLDPLSAKAFDTLISELRELLGLTVVIITHELNTIKNVLDRFLILSDSKLAIVGTYEDAINANDAVINRFLKL; encoded by the coding sequence ATGATAAAAGTTAAAAATTTATCAACTGCTTTTGAAGAGAAAATTGTACACAATAATATCTCTTTTGAGGTAAAAGAGGGAGAGATTTTTGGAATTCTTGGAGGGAGTGGAAGCGGTAAAAGTGTACTTCTTAGACAAATTATTATGCTTGATGAGATACAAAAAGGGAAAATAGAAGTATTTGATAAAGATATTAATAAATTAAGTATGAAAGAAAGAGAACAGATGAAAAAAGATTGGGGAATTCTTTTTCAATTTGGTGCCCTATTCTCTTCTTTAAATGTTATTGAAAATATTGGAATTATGTTAAAAGAGAATACTAAACTACCACAAGAGTTAATAGATGATATAGCTTACACAAGACTAAAGATGGTTGGTCTTGATGCAAGTGTTGGTTTACTTTATCCTGAAGAGTTAAGTGGAGGTATGAAAAAAAGAGTTGCCCTTGCAAGAGCCTTGGCCCTTGATCCTAAAATACTATTTTTGGATGAACCAACTTCAGGGCTAGATCCCCTTAGTGCAAAAGCTTTTGATACACTAATCTCTGAATTAAGGGAGCTGTTAGGCTTAACTGTTGTAATAATAACCCATGAATTAAATACAATAAAAAATGTTTTGGATAGATTTTTGATACTTTCAGACTCAAAACTTGCAATAGTTGGAACCTATGAGGATGCAATTAATGCAAATGATGCGGTTATTAATAGATTTTTAAAACTTTAG
- a CDS encoding ABC transporter permease, producing MNIFKIEGQWKYFNLEPKIKELKEFYKKNLNSKTLTLDFKNLEDIDSSGIVLIIRYIKLFEKNSTTVEIINISSIHNKMLELYKTNYVHKEKDKDTKENFFEKVGKEIYDSYDSFKGFLYFVGKLSVYLFYLISHPKKIRFKAIINQIEIAAIPILPIIALALFLVGFVTAYQGSDQLNKFGAAIIVIEMSTMSMFREIAPFIAAVIIAGRSASSYTAQIGTMRITEEISAMRTMGFDIDIFLIIPRVIALIIILPLIVFFADMASLVGEMIIVKYHLGISYSQFVDRIYEYVEIRHILLGILKAPLFGLLIAVIGCYRGLQVKSGTDIGKYTTKAVVDSIFWLIVVNAIISLLSIQLGF from the coding sequence ATGAATATTTTTAAAATTGAAGGGCAATGGAAATATTTTAACTTAGAACCAAAGATAAAAGAGTTAAAAGAGTTTTACAAAAAAAATCTTAACTCAAAAACTCTTACTTTGGATTTTAAAAACCTTGAAGATATTGACTCTTCTGGAATTGTCCTTATTATTAGATATATTAAACTTTTTGAAAAAAATAGCACTACAGTTGAGATAATAAATATTAGCTCAATTCATAATAAAATGCTAGAACTTTATAAAACAAACTATGTACATAAAGAGAAAGATAAAGATACAAAAGAGAATTTTTTTGAAAAAGTTGGCAAAGAGATTTATGACTCTTATGATAGTTTTAAAGGTTTTTTATATTTTGTTGGAAAACTAAGTGTTTATCTCTTTTATTTAATCTCACATCCTAAAAAAATTAGATTTAAAGCAATTATAAATCAGATAGAGATTGCTGCCATTCCAATTTTACCTATTATTGCTTTGGCACTTTTTTTAGTTGGATTTGTAACTGCTTATCAAGGTTCAGACCAGTTAAATAAATTTGGTGCAGCAATTATTGTTATTGAGATGTCAACAATGTCTATGTTTAGAGAGATTGCTCCTTTTATAGCTGCTGTTATAATTGCTGGTCGTAGTGCCTCTTCTTATACAGCACAAATTGGAACAATGAGAATAACAGAAGAGATAAGTGCCATGAGAACAATGGGCTTTGATATTGATATTTTTCTTATTATTCCAAGGGTTATTGCTTTAATAATTATTCTTCCACTTATAGTTTTTTTTGCAGATATGGCTTCACTTGTAGGAGAGATGATTATTGTAAAATATCATTTAGGAATTTCGTATAGCCAATTTGTTGACAGAATTTATGAATATGTAGAGATTAGACATATTCTTTTGGGTATTCTAAAAGCCCCATTGTTTGGTCTTTTAATTGCTGTTATTGGTTGTTATAGAGGACTTCAAGTAAAAAGTGGAACTGATATTGGAAAATATACAACAAAAGCTGTTGTTGACTCTATATTTTGGTTGATTGTGGTTAATGCAATTATCTCACTTTTGTCTATTCAGTTAGGATTTTAG
- a CDS encoding ABC-type transport auxiliary lipoprotein family protein translates to MRNSLIAILVAALFSGCISITKELPSFTTYNLSIENKINNDDVYIDKSINIYEPKTIESLNSRDILYVQNGLEFNKYALSKWLDKPSKLLQKQVANYLSLTNSYKYITTSNLKVDSDYSLVSELVDFSQEFKEDDSFAKFSIRIYLIDNKNDKTYYKNFAYYEKAPSNDSLGFVKAMNKVTNNFYENLNIFIKNKLK, encoded by the coding sequence ATGAGAAATAGTCTAATTGCTATTTTAGTAGCAGCTCTGTTTAGTGGATGTATCTCAATTACTAAAGAGTTACCATCTTTTACCACATATAATTTATCAATTGAAAATAAGATAAACAATGATGATGTTTATATTGATAAAAGTATAAATATATATGAACCAAAAACCATAGAGAGTTTAAATAGTAGAGATATTTTATATGTTCAAAATGGTTTAGAATTTAATAAATATGCACTTAGTAAATGGCTTGACAAACCCTCTAAACTACTTCAAAAACAAGTTGCAAATTATCTTTCATTGACTAACTCATATAAATATATTACTACTTCAAATTTAAAAGTTGATAGCGATTACAGTTTAGTTAGTGAACTTGTAGATTTTTCTCAAGAGTTTAAAGAAGATGACTCTTTTGCAAAATTTTCAATTCGTATCTATTTAATTGATAATAAAAATGATAAAACATACTATAAAAATTTTGCATATTATGAAAAAGCACCAAGTAATGACTCTTTAGGTTTTGTTAAAGCAATGAATAAAGTAACAAATAATTTTTATGAAAACTTAAATATTTTTATAAAAAACAAATTGAAATAA
- a CDS encoding flavin reductase family protein, translating to MILDYEEVNDLTRYKLMSDTVVPRPIAWIVTEDEGVINAAPFSYFVPLSSNPAVVIVSIGKKEDGGPKDTLFNILKHKKATICFVNKDNCEDAKNCAMPLEKDESEIEKYSIKTKKVLEDYPAMISSSQSALFCQFYSQVDIPGKTTPIILEIKKQYIEDNRLDEKSHVYVDNLGRNGAYFKAMVDL from the coding sequence ATGATTTTAGATTATGAAGAAGTTAATGATTTAACCAGATATAAACTTATGTCAGATACTGTTGTTCCACGACCAATTGCTTGGATAGTAACAGAAGATGAAGGAGTTATAAATGCTGCTCCTTTTTCTTATTTTGTTCCTTTGTCTTCAAATCCAGCTGTTGTAATTGTATCAATAGGTAAAAAAGAGGATGGAGGTCCAAAAGATACCCTTTTTAATATTTTAAAACATAAAAAAGCAACTATATGTTTTGTAAATAAAGATAACTGTGAAGATGCAAAAAACTGTGCAATGCCTTTAGAAAAAGATGAGAGTGAAATTGAAAAATATAGTATAAAAACAAAAAAAGTGTTAGAGGATTATCCTGCTATGATTAGTTCTTCTCAAAGTGCACTTTTTTGTCAGTTTTATTCACAAGTTGATATTCCAGGGAAAACTACTCCAATTATTTTGGAGATAAAAAAACAGTATATTGAAGATAATAGGTTGGATGAAAAATCACATGTTTATGTTGATAATTTAGGAAGAAATGGAGCTTATTTTAAAGCAATGGTTGATCTATAA
- a CDS encoding cache domain-containing protein: MNDKNERIILLIIKYTPPFFIIFLSILMSFILFKSNNSVYEKEKNITKQQLIESNKKIVKSEVIRLNRYIDNEANQIEEKLKEALKNRVNEAYTIALNIYNNNKHLGKEAVTKIIKDALRDIRFNKNRGYFFIHSFQGKCILLPIDSSKEGKILLNYKDKNGIAVTNEIMKKLKERKDNVYFTYYFYKPGDKSKEYKKISYSKYFKPLDWFIGTGEYIDDFENDIKEDIASKIKYLNSSEIISDYYFIFDAKGKTIDNHESMNNPNQKYTNPNTISKIIKETKEKKETFVTYLQDKKPGTNMATNKTSYIIYNSRLDWFIGKGFYEDEIHKIISLEEKIISKRLKENLKKLIVLTIFLTFVLLFVSLYMSNFLERKFKNYRKQIESNLQEITKQQNILAQQSKMAAIGTMIGNIAHQWRQPLSLISTIATGLKLKKELDTLSDEDFYEGMDKVNDTTQYLSKTIDDFRNFFNSNKVKKEFTIKDAFENCFNLVNVQFKNHDINIIEEIGESKIYGIQTELVQVLINILNNSRDELLKLEPEEKRYIFINTKEINDELIITIKDNAGGIKEEILDNIFEPYFTTKHQSQGTGIGLYMSEEIIVKHMRGTITIENAEYDYKGKPYIGALATIKLKVCN; the protein is encoded by the coding sequence ATGAACGATAAGAACGAAAGAATTATTCTTTTAATAATAAAATACACCCCACCTTTTTTTATTATATTTCTATCTATATTAATGTCTTTTATTCTCTTTAAAAGTAATAATAGTGTATATGAAAAAGAGAAAAATATTACAAAACAACAGCTAATTGAAAGTAATAAAAAAATTGTTAAAAGTGAAGTTATAAGACTTAATAGATACATTGACAATGAAGCTAACCAAATTGAAGAAAAACTAAAAGAGGCCCTAAAAAATAGAGTAAATGAGGCCTATACAATTGCTTTAAATATTTACAATAATAACAAACATTTAGGGAAAGAGGCTGTTACAAAAATAATCAAAGATGCCCTAAGAGATATAAGATTTAACAAAAATCGAGGATACTTCTTTATTCACTCATTTCAAGGTAAATGTATACTTCTTCCTATTGATTCATCAAAAGAGGGAAAAATTTTACTTAACTACAAAGATAAAAATGGAATTGCAGTAACAAATGAGATTATGAAAAAACTCAAAGAGAGAAAAGATAATGTTTATTTCACTTACTATTTTTATAAGCCAGGAGACAAATCTAAAGAGTATAAAAAAATAAGTTATAGTAAATATTTTAAACCTCTTGATTGGTTCATTGGAACAGGAGAGTATATTGATGATTTTGAAAATGATATAAAAGAGGATATTGCTTCTAAAATCAAATACCTAAACTCTTCTGAAATTATTAGTGACTATTATTTCATTTTTGACGCAAAGGGTAAAACTATTGATAATCATGAATCAATGAATAACCCAAATCAAAAATATACAAATCCAAATACCATTTCAAAAATAATAAAAGAGACAAAAGAGAAAAAAGAGACTTTTGTAACATATTTACAAGATAAAAAACCAGGAACAAATATGGCTACAAACAAAACAAGTTATATTATCTATAACTCAAGATTGGATTGGTTTATTGGAAAAGGTTTTTATGAGGATGAGATACATAAAATTATAAGTTTAGAAGAGAAAATTATTAGTAAAAGACTAAAAGAAAATCTAAAAAAACTGATTGTTTTAACAATTTTTCTAACCTTTGTTCTTCTTTTTGTTTCTTTATATATGTCAAATTTCCTTGAGAGAAAGTTTAAGAACTATAGAAAACAAATAGAGTCAAATCTACAAGAGATTACTAAACAACAAAATATCTTAGCCCAACAGTCAAAAATGGCTGCAATTGGTACAATGATAGGAAATATTGCCCATCAATGGAGACAACCACTCTCTTTAATATCTACAATTGCAACTGGTCTAAAGCTTAAAAAAGAGCTTGATACTCTAAGTGATGAAGATTTTTATGAAGGGATGGATAAAGTAAATGATACTACTCAGTATCTTTCAAAAACAATTGATGATTTTAGAAACTTCTTTAATTCAAATAAAGTTAAAAAAGAGTTTACCATAAAAGATGCTTTTGAAAACTGCTTTAACTTAGTTAATGTTCAATTTAAAAACCATGATATAAATATTATTGAAGAGATTGGTGAAAGTAAAATTTATGGAATTCAAACTGAATTAGTACAAGTTTTAATAAATATACTAAATAACTCAAGGGATGAACTACTAAAACTTGAACCTGAAGAGAAAAGATATATCTTTATTAATACAAAAGAGATTAATGATGAATTAATTATTACAATAAAAGATAATGCAGGTGGAATTAAAGAGGAGATTTTAGATAATATTTTTGAACCATACTTCACAACAAAACATCAGTCACAAGGTACTGGTATTGGACTTTATATGAGTGAAGAGATAATAGTAAAACATATGAGAGGAACTATTACTATTGAAAATGCAGAGTATGATTATAAAGGTAAACCATACATAGGTGCATTAGCTACAATCAAACTAAAAGTTTGTAACTAA
- a CDS encoding MlaD family protein has translation MENKAKYTTVGLFVLLFAVAMVLFILWLARYDMKDNHAKEYRVYTKTSVAGLNKNSIVEYKGLDIGIIKDIRINSENLEEIEILLEITKPELIKIDTFVTIESQGVTGNKLLEVNGGMQSSELLLPENGKDFAVIPLSKSFFDKLTSSADNITQNIERVLNRFEFLLNEKNLTNIEELLKNSNLSSENLNRVLIKMQTLIDKSFTKTLNDLDKVIENDISASAKNINELSKNFNSVSLDIKELINKDVKDLIENLKDTTKSSKNIDVIIDKLETTLDKIDTTVENFNNGGGDMIFKTREINYGPGEKNEK, from the coding sequence TTGGAAAATAAAGCAAAATATACAACTGTTGGACTTTTTGTTTTACTCTTTGCTGTTGCAATGGTTCTTTTTATTCTGTGGCTTGCAAGATATGATATGAAAGACAACCATGCAAAAGAGTATAGAGTCTATACTAAAACCTCTGTTGCAGGACTAAACAAAAATTCTATTGTTGAATACAAGGGTTTGGATATTGGAATAATAAAAGATATTAGAATAAATTCTGAGAATTTGGAAGAGATAGAGATTCTTTTGGAAATTACTAAACCTGAGCTTATAAAAATTGATACTTTTGTAACAATAGAGTCTCAAGGAGTTACAGGGAATAAACTTCTTGAAGTAAACGGAGGAATGCAAAGTTCAGAACTTCTACTTCCAGAAAATGGCAAAGATTTTGCTGTTATTCCTCTTAGTAAATCTTTTTTTGACAAGTTAACAAGCAGTGCAGATAATATTACACAAAATATTGAGAGAGTTTTAAATAGATTTGAGTTTTTACTTAATGAAAAGAATTTAACTAATATAGAAGAGTTATTAAAAAATAGTAATCTCTCTTCAGAAAACCTAAATAGAGTTTTAATAAAAATGCAAACGCTAATTGACAAATCTTTTACAAAAACTCTTAATGACTTAGATAAAGTTATTGAAAATGATATTTCAGCAAGTGCAAAAAATATTAATGAGTTATCAAAAAACTTTAATAGTGTGAGCTTAGATATTAAAGAGTTAATAAACAAGGATGTAAAAGATTTAATAGAGAATTTAAAAGATACAACAAAATCTTCTAAAAATATCGATGTAATAATAGACAAACTTGAAACAACCCTTGATAAGATTGATACCACCGTTGAAAACTTCAATAATGGTGGTGGAGATATGATATTTAAGACAAGAGAGATAAATTATGGGCCAGGAGAAAAAAATGAGAAATAG